GTACGCGGCGTCCCGGCGGGCGGTCGCGTCGTCGACCTTCGCCTGTACCGAGGAGACCCGCCCGCTCAGTTCGGCCACGCGCTCCTGTGCGGACTCACGGCGCTCCATGACCTCGAGGACGACGTCCTCCAGATCCCCCTGGCGCTTGGCGAGCGAGGCGATCTCCTTCTGGAGGTTCTCGAGGTCCTTGGGGGAGGTGACGGCGCCGGAGTCGAGGCGCTGCTGGTCCCGCGCGGAGCGCTGGCGGACCTGGTCGACGTCCTGCTCGGCCTTGGTCTGCTCGCGGGCGCAGTCGCTCTCCTCCGTCTGCGCGGCGACGAGCAGGTCGCGCAGCTGCGAGAGGTCCTTGTTCAGCGACTCCAGCTCGGCGTGCTCGGGCAGCGCTTTGCGCCTGTGCGCGAGCTGCGACAGACGTACGTCCAGTGCCTGGACGTCGAGGAGTCGGATCTGGTCGGCGGGCGCGGCGTTCAGTTGGGGGCTCCAGAGGTGTGGTGGGAGGACCAGGGGTCGGTGACCGCCTTCGAGACATGGACCCGCAGGTTCCAGCCGTGGCGGTCGGAGATCTCGTCGAGCTGGGCGGCCGCCTGTTCGCACCAGGGCCACTCGGTGGCCCAGTGGGCGGCGTCGACCAGGCCGATCGGTGCCTGCTGGACGGCCTCGGACACCGGGTGGTGCCGCAGGTCGGCGGTGAGGAAGGCGTCAACGCCGGCGGCCCGGGCCGCCGCGAAGAGGCCGTCGCCGGAGCCGCCGCTGACGGCGACACGGCGGACGGTGGCATCCGGGTCCCCGGCGACGCGGATGCCCTGCGCGGTGGCGGGCAGCCGCGCCGCGGCGCGGGCCGCGAACTCGCGCAGCGTCTCGGGGTGGTCCAGTTCGCAGATCCGGCCCAGGCCGTTCTCGGGCACGAGCGGCCCGGTGACGCGGAGGTCGAGCGCGCCGGCGAGGGCGTCGGAGACGCCCGGGTCGGCGGTGTCGGCGTTGGTGTGCGCGACATGCAGCGCGATGTCGTGCCTGATGAGGGTGTGGACGACCCGGCCCTTGAAGTGGGAGGCGGCGACGGTCGTCGTACCGCGCAGATAGAGCGGGTGGTGGGCGACGATCAGGTCCGCGCCGAGGGCCACGGCCTCCTCGGCGATCTCCTGGACGGGGTCCACGGCGAAGAGAACGCGGGTGATCTCGGCGCCGGGATCACCGCAGACCGTGCCGACGGCGTCCCATTCCTCGGCCCGCTCGGGGGGCCAGAGGGCGTCGAGCTCGGCGATGACTTCAGACAGGCGGGGCACGGAGGCAAGGCTACCTGCCCTCCCTGCCCCGCCGTCCGGCGCCGGGTGCCCGGGATGTGCCGGGCGCCGAAGGGCACGGGAGCCAGCGGAGGGACACGGAGGGACACGGAGGGATACAGAGAGGCACGGAAGGACACGGAGGGGAGCAGGGGAGCCGCCCGAGGGAGCACAGGAAGCCGCCGGAGGCAGAGGGAGCCGCCGGAGGGAGACCGGAAGCCGGTCGCGCCGCGGGCAATGCCCGGGAGCCCGCTGCGCCTTCCGGCGGCGCGGCGGCGCATGCGCGACCCGTGCAGTCCCGTGCAGCACAAGCGCCAGTGCCCTCTCAGCCAAATCCGGATTCGGCCACCCTTATGTGTGAAGTGAAACGGCTCGCGGTGTTCGGCTGGAAGTACGAAAACTAGCTTCGATGGCCGGAGGTGACCACCTGATGACAGCGTGTGCCATCGAGGAAGCCGCGGAGTACGAGGCCCTACGGCCCACCCCGCGGGCGGCGCTCACGGTCGGCGCGGGCGGCAGCTATGCGGCGCGCCTCGCGGGACGGGGAGACGCCCTGCTCGCCGAGCGGTGGACGCTCGACGGCCCGGAGCCGTACGCGGTGCCGCTGCCGCTCGACCAGCCCGAGGAACCGGACACCGAGGTGGCGCCGCTCGCCGACGGCCGGGTGCTGGTCCACCGGCGGGTGGCCGGGCTCCGCTCGTTCTCCCTGCTCTACCCGGCGGGTCCGGGTACGGGCGAACTGCCGCTGGGCTGCGTGGAGTCGGCCGAGCTGCGGCTGCTCCCGCCGTCGCCGGACGGGACCTGCGCCTACGCCCTGGCTACGGACGCGAACTCGACGTCCCTGTGGCTGGTGGCGGGCGGGGCGTTCGGGCCGGAGCGGGTGGCGGTGGTGCCCGGCCGCTGCTCGGGCGGGGTGTGGCTGGACCGCACAGGCCGGATGCTGGCGCTGGACCGCGAGCGGGACGGGGTCACCAAGGCGGTGGTGGTCGATCTGGAGCGGGGCGGCGAGGTGACACCACTGCTGCAGATCACCGAGAGCAGCAACGACCGGTTGCTGCTCGCCGACGCGGAGAGCGGACTGCTGATGATCCGCTCGGACGCGGCGGGCCACGACCGGCTGGGCTGGGGGGTGCTCGGGAGCCTGCGTCCGGTCCGCTTCCCCGAGTGCCTGCGGCTGCCCGACGCGGCGGTGACGCCGTTCGCGATCCAGCCGGGGCAGGTGCTGATACCGGAGAGTTGTGCGGTGGCGCTGCGGATCGACGCGGCGGCGGGCACCTGGGTGGGGGTCTGGCGGCCGGCCGGGCGGCGTCTTCACCACCTCCCCGCACCCGACGGATGGCTGGCGGGTTCAGGGCTGTGGACCCGGGAGGGAGTGCTGCGACTGCCGTGCGCGACGGAGGAGGTGCCGTGCGGGATGGCCCGGCTGGAGCCTCCCGGCGACCCTCTTCCAGCGCCGTCTGCCACGGCGTCGGAACAACCGGAATGCGCAGGTGGGGAACCGTGCGGAGAGGCGGGACGTCCTGCCCTTCGCAGACCCGTGCCGTTGCAGCAGGCGCCTCTCACGGGGCGCGTGGCACGCGGTTAGACTCTGCGGCCGGGGGATACACGGTCGCACCGTCCGCATGGTGACGACGGTGACGGCTACCCCGGTGACACCAGATCGGCGATGGAACAACGGGGTGAATTCCCACATGTCTGAGGCCCGAACCGACACGACCCAGGCGCGTCCGCAGGGAGCGGCCGCGAACCAGGCCGAGGCCGTCGGCTCCGGCAAGCACCGGGGCGGTGCCGCTGCTTCGGAGGACACGACGTCTCCGGCGCACGGCCGCCACCGCCGCCCGGCGAAGAACGAGGCGGCGTAGCAGCAAGGCACCGCGAGGCACATCGGATGCGTGAGGGCCGCCACGGGGCTTCCGTGGCGGCCCTCAGGCATGCGCGCGGCCTCCGGCCGGGCGGACGGACCGGACGGACCGGACGGACCGTCGCGGGACGGGGTCCGGGGAGGCCCAGAGGAGCCCAGATGAGGCCCAGGGGGTACGGAGGAGGGGCTACGCCCCCCGCTTCAGCGACAGCACCTCCGTCGCCGCGAAGGTCTCGTCCGGCGCCCGGTGCGCGTAGTACGGGCCGAGGAGTCGGTCCAGTTCGCGGTACGAGAAGGCCTCCTCGGCCGAGTCGAACTGCGCCGCGACCCGCGGGCGTTCGACGACCGCGACCATGCCGCCGTGGACGACGAGTAGCTGGCCGGTGATGCGGGACGCGGCCGGGGAGGCCAGGTATCCGACGAGTGGGGCGACGTGTTCCGGGGCGAGCGGGTCGAGTTCGCCGGGGGCCGGTTCGGCGAACCCGGCGAAGACGTCCTCGGTCATGCGGGTACGGGCTCGCGGGCAGATCGCGTTGGCGGTGACTCCGTACTTCCGCAGGGCCAGCGCCGTGGAGGTGGTCAGGCCGACGATGCCGCCCTTGGCGGCGGCGTAGTTGGGCTGTCCGGCCGAGCCGGCGAGGAAGGCCTCGGAGGAGGTGTTGACGACCCGGCCGTGGACCGGGCCGCCCGACGCCTTGGCGCGTTCGCGCCAGTGCGCCGCGGCGAAGTGGGTGGTGTTGAAGTGTCCCTTGAGGTGGACCCGGATCACCGAGTCCCACTCGTCCTCGCTCATCGAGAAGATCATCCGGTCCCGGAGGATGCCCGCGTTGTTCACCAGGATGTCGAGCCTGCCATAGGTGCAGGTGGCGAGCGCGACGAGGGATCGGGCCACCTCGAAGTCCGAGACGTCGCCGGTGTGGGCGACCGCCCGGCCGCCCGCCGCCCGGATCTCCTCCGCGACCCGCTCGGCGGGGGCGGTGGACGCGTCTCCCGAACCGTCGCGGCCCGGCTGCCCGTAGTCGTTGACGACGACCGCCGCGCCGAGCCGGGCGAGTTCCAGCGCCTCGGCCCGGCCGAGACCGCGGCCCGCGCCCGTGACGATCGCGGACAGGCCGCGGAGTGGGAGTGACATCGCGGTCCCCCTCAGATCTCGATGCAGGTGCGCAGCGCCTCACCCGTGCGCATCTGGGTCAGGGCCTCGTTGATCTCCGCGAGCCGAACCCGGTGCGTGATGAGCGACTCCAGGTCGATCCGGCCGGCGCGCCACAGCGCGATGGCCCGTTCGTAGGAGCGGAGCACATCGCCGCCGCCGTACATCGACGGCAGGATGCGCTTCTCGTCGAAGAACAGCTCGAACATGTTGAGCTGGAGGAAGTCGTCCATCGCCCCGGCACCGACGATGCACAGGGTCCCGCCGCGCCGGGTCGTCTCGTACGCCGTCCTCGCGGTGGCCGACTTGCCGACGACCTCGAAGACGTAGTCGAAACCCTCCCCGCCGGTGATCCGCTGCCTGGCGTCAGCGAGCGCGTCGGGCGCGACGGCCTCGGTGGCGCCGAACCCCAGTGCCGCCTCCCGCCGTGAGGCGACCGGGTCGACGGCGACGATCTGCGCGGCGCCCCGTACCCGGGCGCCCTGGATCGTGGAGATGCCCACGCCGCCGCAACCGATGACGGCGACCGACGAACCGGGCTCCACCCTAGCGGTGTTGATGGCCGCGCCGAGCCCGGTGGTGACACCGCAGCCGATGAGCGCCGCGATCTCGTACGGGACGTCGTCGGGGATGGGGACCGCGCAGCCCGCGTCG
The Streptomyces tirandamycinicus DNA segment above includes these coding regions:
- a CDS encoding zinc ribbon domain-containing protein, producing MNAAPADQIRLLDVQALDVRLSQLAHRRKALPEHAELESLNKDLSQLRDLLVAAQTEESDCAREQTKAEQDVDQVRQRSARDQQRLDSGAVTSPKDLENLQKEIASLAKRQGDLEDVVLEVMERRESAQERVAELSGRVSSVQAKVDDATARRDAAYEELDGESASVGKEREVVAGSVPADLMKLYEKLREQQGGVGAARLYQRRCEGCHIELNITELNEVRAAARDAVVRCENCRRILVRTPESGL
- a CDS encoding Nif3-like dinuclear metal center hexameric protein, with the protein product MPRLSEVIAELDALWPPERAEEWDAVGTVCGDPGAEITRVLFAVDPVQEIAEEAVALGADLIVAHHPLYLRGTTTVAASHFKGRVVHTLIRHDIALHVAHTNADTADPGVSDALAGALDLRVTGPLVPENGLGRICELDHPETLREFAARAAARLPATAQGIRVAGDPDATVRRVAVSGGSGDGLFAAARAAGVDAFLTADLRHHPVSEAVQQAPIGLVDAAHWATEWPWCEQAAAQLDEISDRHGWNLRVHVSKAVTDPWSSHHTSGAPN
- a CDS encoding 3-oxoacyl-ACP reductase; the protein is MSLPLRGLSAIVTGAGRGLGRAEALELARLGAAVVVNDYGQPGRDGSGDASTAPAERVAEEIRAAGGRAVAHTGDVSDFEVARSLVALATCTYGRLDILVNNAGILRDRMIFSMSEDEWDSVIRVHLKGHFNTTHFAAAHWRERAKASGGPVHGRVVNTSSEAFLAGSAGQPNYAAAKGGIVGLTTSTALALRKYGVTANAICPRARTRMTEDVFAGFAEPAPGELDPLAPEHVAPLVGYLASPAASRITGQLLVVHGGMVAVVERPRVAAQFDSAEEAFSYRELDRLLGPYYAHRAPDETFAATEVLSLKRGA
- a CDS encoding Zn-dependent alcohol dehydrogenase translates to MRAAVLHEIGQDKLDVLDDVEAVGFGPGKVRIRVRATGLCHSDISAMSGVLPQPAPFVPGHEGAGEVLDVGDGVTAVGQGDRVLLCWLPACRSCPACRRGQTQLCLAGFMSAGTPNFRRPGGDVFGFAGTGTFVEEVVVDAGCAVPIPDDVPYEIAALIGCGVTTGLGAAINTARVEPGSSVAVIGCGGVGISTIQGARVRGAAQIVAVDPVASRREAALGFGATEAVAPDALADARQRITGGEGFDYVFEVVGKSATARTAYETTRRGGTLCIVGAGAMDDFLQLNMFELFFDEKRILPSMYGGGDVLRSYERAIALWRAGRIDLESLITHRVRLAEINEALTQMRTGEALRTCIEI